In one window of Azotobacter salinestris DNA:
- a CDS encoding phosphoribosyltransferase, which translates to MHGTSHASHLFLDRRSAGLELAEALMPHAANRPLVLALPRGGVPVAFEAARMLHTELDILLVRRIGAPGHSGLALGAVIDGANPQFVVNEEVMRQVRPPSGWFEEEMQRQLQELERARRLYCSEPPIPVAGRYVILVDDGIDTGSSVRAALKGLAKSAPAQLILAVPVAPREVAKDLQLLVDELVCLAMPEPFGSIAQHYGDFAETTDQEVVGLLAEARHSAR; encoded by the coding sequence ATGCATGGAACCAGCCACGCCTCCCACCTGTTCCTCGATCGCCGCAGCGCCGGCCTGGAGCTGGCCGAAGCGCTGATGCCCCATGCGGCGAACCGTCCGCTGGTGCTCGCCCTGCCCCGCGGCGGTGTCCCGGTCGCCTTCGAAGCCGCCAGGATGCTGCACACCGAACTGGACATCCTGCTGGTGCGTCGGATCGGCGCGCCCGGACATAGCGGGCTTGCGCTCGGGGCGGTGATCGACGGCGCCAATCCGCAATTCGTGGTCAACGAGGAAGTGATGCGCCAGGTGCGCCCGCCGTCCGGCTGGTTCGAGGAGGAAATGCAGCGTCAGCTGCAGGAGCTGGAGCGTGCCCGACGGCTGTATTGCAGCGAGCCGCCGATACCGGTGGCCGGACGCTACGTGATCCTGGTGGACGACGGCATCGACACCGGCAGCAGCGTACGGGCAGCCCTGAAGGGCCTGGCCAAGTCCGCTCCCGCGCAGTTGATCCTGGCCGTGCCGGTCGCTCCCCGGGAAGTCGCCAAGGACCTGCAGCTGCTGGTGGACGAGTTGGTCTGCCTGGCCATGCCCGAGCCCTTTGGCTCGATCGCGCAACATTATGGCGATTTCGCCGAAACCACCGACCAGGAAGTCGTCGGCCTGCTGGCGGAAGCGCGGCACAGCGCCCGGTGA
- a CDS encoding erythromycin esterase family protein translates to MRKPFETRSASPEVREHVEVLRRHAISLPALDSEAFPSLFDRYGDARVVLIGEASHGTSEFYRTRAAITRRLIERHGFNIVAVEADWPDAAQIDRQVRRQQRPDWERQAFQRFPIWMWRNLEVAEFCDWLSRFNRDLPYERRVEFRGLDVYSMGASIGAVLDYLDKIDTQAARAARQRYGCLMPWKDAPTRYGRDVLYGRQSCEEAVIEQLRSLLELRLAALGQDGEDFFDAAQNARVVRAAEHYYRIMYHGSSASWNLRDRHMFDTLRHLLEHRSPEARAVVWAHNSHIGNADATAMGWAGEFNIGELSRTAWGRDAVLIGMGTDRGEVACANEWDEPMRIKQVRPSRPDSWEHLFLQTGIPASLTDWRDDAPIELRAVLSQTLLERAIGVIYRPESERQSHYFEAVLAEQFDAWIWLEKTRAVTPLGPRQPQVGQAETYPFGE, encoded by the coding sequence ATGAGAAAGCCTTTCGAGACCCGCTCTGCCTCGCCGGAAGTCCGGGAGCACGTGGAAGTGCTGCGCCGTCATGCCATTTCCCTGCCTGCGCTCGACAGCGAGGCGTTCCCCAGCCTGTTCGACCGCTATGGCGATGCCCGGGTGGTGCTGATCGGCGAGGCGAGCCACGGCACCTCCGAGTTCTACCGCACCCGCGCGGCGATCACCCGGCGGCTGATCGAGCGGCATGGTTTCAACATCGTCGCTGTCGAAGCCGACTGGCCGGACGCCGCCCAGATCGATCGCCAGGTGCGCCGGCAGCAGCGTCCCGACTGGGAGCGCCAGGCCTTCCAGCGCTTTCCAATCTGGATGTGGCGCAATCTGGAGGTCGCCGAATTCTGCGACTGGCTGAGCCGCTTCAACCGGGACCTGCCGTACGAACGGCGCGTCGAGTTCCGCGGCCTGGATGTCTACAGCATGGGCGCCTCGATCGGCGCGGTACTGGACTACCTGGACAAGATCGACACCCAGGCTGCCCGGGCCGCACGCCAGCGCTACGGCTGTCTAATGCCCTGGAAGGATGCACCGACCCGCTACGGTCGCGATGTCCTCTATGGCCGCCAGTCCTGCGAGGAGGCGGTGATCGAGCAGTTGCGCAGCCTGCTCGAGCTGCGCCTGGCGGCCCTCGGCCAGGATGGCGAGGACTTCTTCGACGCCGCCCAGAACGCCCGCGTGGTGCGGGCTGCCGAGCACTACTACCGGATCATGTACCACGGTTCCAGCGCCTCCTGGAACCTGCGCGATCGGCACATGTTCGACACCCTGCGTCATCTGCTGGAGCACCGCAGTCCCGAGGCCAGGGCGGTGGTCTGGGCGCACAATTCGCACATCGGCAATGCCGACGCAACGGCCATGGGCTGGGCCGGCGAGTTCAACATCGGCGAACTGAGCCGCACCGCATGGGGCAGGGATGCCGTGCTGATCGGCATGGGCACCGACCGCGGCGAAGTGGCGTGCGCCAACGAATGGGACGAGCCGATGCGCATCAAGCAGGTCCGTCCGTCGCGCCCGGACAGCTGGGAACACCTGTTCCTACAGACCGGCATCCCCGCCTCGCTCACCGACTGGCGTGACGACGCCCCCATCGAACTGCGTGCGGTCCTTTCCCAGACCCTGCTGGAACGCGCCATCGGCGTGATCTACCGACCCGAGAGCGAGCGCCAGAGCCATTATTTCGAAGCCGTGCTGGCCGAACAGTTCGATGCCTGGATCTGGCTGGAGAAAACCCGCGCCGTCACGCCCCTGGGGCCCCGCCAGCCGCAGGTGGGGCAGGCCGAAACCTACCCGTTCGGAGAATGA